A DNA window from Streptomyces sp. 71268 contains the following coding sequences:
- a CDS encoding Clp protease N-terminal domain-containing protein translates to MTKPLDITPPVRLDELIEAIRRAHPDALDQLSGAVVAADHLGDLADHLIGHFVDQARRSGASWTEIGKSMGVTRQAAQKRFVPKGATEAPALDAQQGFNQFTTAARNVVVSAHNEAKTAASPEVGPAHLTLGLLSAPDTLAAQAIRAQGVPLERVREAALAALPAPAAGEAPELIPYSADARKTLELTFREALRLGHREIGTEHLLLALLEQEDGAGVLTGVGVAKDAAAAHVAQAVADSAPTDEPG, encoded by the coding sequence ATGACGAAGCCCTTGGACATCACGCCCCCCGTGCGGCTCGACGAACTGATCGAGGCCATCAGGCGGGCCCACCCCGACGCGCTCGACCAGCTCTCCGGCGCGGTGGTCGCCGCCGACCACCTCGGCGACCTCGCCGACCACCTCATCGGCCACTTCGTGGACCAGGCCCGCCGCTCCGGCGCCTCCTGGACCGAGATCGGCAAGAGCATGGGCGTCACCCGGCAGGCGGCCCAGAAGCGGTTCGTGCCCAAGGGCGCCACCGAGGCGCCGGCGCTCGACGCCCAGCAGGGCTTCAACCAGTTCACCACCGCCGCCCGCAACGTCGTGGTGAGCGCCCACAACGAGGCCAAGACCGCGGCCAGCCCCGAGGTCGGCCCCGCGCACCTGACCCTCGGCCTGCTGAGCGCGCCCGACACGCTGGCCGCGCAGGCCATCCGCGCCCAGGGGGTGCCCCTGGAGCGGGTACGCGAGGCGGCGCTCGCCGCGCTGCCCGCCCCCGCCGCCGGCGAGGCGCCCGAACTCATCCCGTACAGCGCGGACGCGCGCAAGACGCTGGAGCTGACCTTCCGCGAGGCGCTGCGCCTGGGCCACCGCGAGATCGGCACCGAGCACCTGCTGCTCGCGCTCCTTGAGCAGGAGGACGGGGCGGGCGTGCTCACGGGCGTCGGCGTCGCCAAGGACGCCGCCGCGGCCCACGTGGCGCAGGCGGTCGCCGACAGCGCGCCCACCGACGAGCCGGGGTAG